The Ralstonia insidiosa region GCGGCGCGCACCTCCAGTGACGTCGTCGCGCTGCAGCTGCAGGCGGCGTCCGACCTGTCGCGCAAGCTCGGTGCAAGTGCGGCGCTGTGCGAGCGAATCTACGGCCGTTGATTGGAGGCGCCAGCATGCGCACCAAAAGAAAAGCCCGCCCAGGCATGACACCGGGGCGGGCTTTTGTCGCTTCAGGCTGGCCGCTTACTGCCGCAGACCCATCACCTTGTCTGCGGTGATATCAGCGGGCTGGCCGCCAAAGTTCGTGCGCAGGTAGTTTGTAAGTGCGGCCAGTTCCGTGTCGCTCATCTGCGCGAAGCCCGGCATCTCCTGCAGGGCTTCCGTGCCCGGGAAGCGCTGCGCCTCAATGCCGTCGAGCATGGCAACGAGCAGGTTGTGCGCATCAGCATTGCGCACGGTGGCGTTGCCCAGCATCGGTACGGCAACGTGCGGCTTGCCCTCGCCATCGCGGCCATGGCAGCCGGCGCAAACGGCCAGGTAGCTCGCGCGGCCGGCCTTGAGCTGGTCGGCGTTGTCCGCCGTGGCGGCCACCGGCTTGAGCGGTTGCGGCGCGGGCGCCTTGTCGCCCAGCAGGTACGTTGCCAGCGCGCCCAGGTCTGCCTGATTCAGGTACTGCGTGCTCAGGTGGACCACCGGGTACATCTCGCCAAAGGCCGAGCCCTGCGGCGCAATGCCAACGCCGAAGAACGTCTGCAGATCGGCCTGCGTCCAGCCACGCGCCGCCAGGCCGGCGGGCGTGATGTCCGGCGCGACCACACGGCCCAGTGCAGCACCGGCGAGTGGTTTGCTGGCATCAAGCTGACCGGCAAACCCGCGCGGGCTATGGCATTCCGCACAGTGGCCCAGCGCGTTGGCCAGATAACGCCCTCGCTGCCACGCGGCTGCATTGCCGACCGATGCATCCGGCAGCGCGTCCTTCAGGAAGAACAGGTTCCAGCCCGCCATGGCTAGGCGGATGTTGTACGGGAAGCGCAACTCATGCTCGCGGTTGGCGACTGCCACCGGCTTCACCTGCTGGGTCAGATACGCGTACATCGCATCGGTATCGCCACGCGACAGGCCGCGGTACGACGTGTACGGCATCGCCGGATACAGATGCTTGTCGGGCGATACGCCATCATGCAGCGCCTTGTAGAACGCGTCCGCACTCCACTTGCCGATGCCGTGGTCCTTGTCGGGCGTGATGTTGGTGCCGTAGAACGTGCCGAACGGCGAGGCCAGCGGCACACCGCCCGCGAACGGCGCGCCGTCCTTGGCTGTGTGGCAGGCCGCGCAGTCCGCCGCACGCACGAGATAGCGGCCGCGGTTGATCAGGTCTGCACCGGTTAGCTTGGTGGGCGATGGTTGATCGGCAGCGGCCGGAATGTCGGCGGAGCGGTCACCGCAGGCGGCCAGCGTGGCGGCCGCCAGCAGCGGCAACACGGCCAGGCGAGCCAGGCGAAACAGATTGCGATGGTTGGGTTGAGCCATGGTCATCGTCATCACTTGCCGTCCTTGACGAGTCCGGGCGTGCTCAGGACGACGTCCTTGACGGCCTCGAAGTAGCGCACGTAGCCGGTGCAACGGCAAATGTGGTCGTTCAGCGCTTCGGTGATGGTCTCGTCCAGTTGCTCACGCGCCACCGGCTGGCGCTTGAGGCGCTCCACCAGCACCGTCGCGCCGTTGACGAAGCCCGGCGTGCAGTAGCCGCATTGGAAGCTGAAGTGCTCCAGAAACTTCTGCTGCACCAGCGAGAGCGATACCACCTCGCCCTTCTCATTGCGCGTGGCATGGCCTTCCACCGTGCGCACCTTCTTGCCCTGGAAGAAATGCGCACCGGTAATGCACGTGCGGACTTCTTCGCTGGTGCCGTCTGGCTTGTCGAGGATGACCGTGCACGCGCGGCACACGCCCTGCCCGCAGCCCAGGCGCGAACCCGTCAGGCCGGTGTATTCGTGCAGGAAGTCGATCATCATCAGACCTTCGGGCACTTGCACGGGGCCCACGTCCTTGCCGTTCAGGTGCAAGGTGATCGGTTGGGTGGTGATGCTGCTCATGCCAGTACCTCCTGAATCTTTTCCGCGGTCACTGGCAGGCTGGTGAAGCGGTGTCCGATGGCATGCGCGATGCCGTTCACAATGGCGCCCACCACCGGAATCATCACCACCTCGGCGATGCCCTTGGGCGGATCGGTTTCCGACAGGGGCGGCAGCACCGTCCCGGTCTGCGTCCATACAGCCACGTCCTTGGCGCGCGGCAGTTGGTAGCGGTTGAAGTTCCAGGTGCCGTTGCCGGGGCCGTCTTCATACAGCGGCAGGGATTCGTGCAGCGCGTGCCCGATGCCCATCGCCAGACCACCCTGCAACTGCCCCGACACGAGCTGCGGCGAGAGTTGCGAGCCGCACTCCATGATCGAGTGGTGCGACAGCAGTTCCACCTTGCCGCTGGCCTCATGCACCGACAGCTCGACCAGCGTGCCGACCGCGCTGTAGTACGTGACTGACGCGTTGTTACGCTGCGTGGGCGCGATGTACACCTTCTTGCGATCGAGCACGTGGTAGCCGCCGGCTGTCGTCATCTTGGCCTTGTACGCAGCATCGGCACCTTCGCCGTAGCGCACGGACAGGCCGTCGATCGGCACGCGCGTGGCCGTACCGTTCACATCGAAGTCCGCCTCGCTCCACTGCCAGCGGTTGAACACGTGCACCACAGCGCCCGTCACCAGGCCCAGGTCGTGCGCCTTCTTGACGATCTGCTCGTAGGGCAGCGCCTCCAGGCCGCCAGCCGTGAGCTTGCCGTCCACCCAGCGCGCGTCTTCCACGCGCACCACCAGCGAAGTCGCCTGACCACCGCCAATGCCCTGGCTCCAGATCGCCATGGCTGCCGGCCACAGGCCGTGCATGAAGACGATGCGTGCCGCCTCACGCGTGCTGTGCGTGAAGTAGTACGCCGAGTTGGTCGCACTGGCCGGTGATGCATAGGCCGGAGACCAACGCGGGTTGGCCGCCAGCTTGTCCTGATCGGCCTGGCTCATGATGTACGGATCACCGCTGGTGGTCACGGGCAGGTCTGCCCAGTCCGTCACCGCCACGCGCACTTCCGATGCAGGGCGGCCCAGCCAGCGCGCCACCGCCATCGCCTGCGAGGTCGACATGCCGGTACCGATCTCGGCCCCCGTATGGTTCAGCACGATCTGCCCGTCTGGGCGGATTTCCACCTTGGCGAACGAGGCTTCCGCACCCGTACCGAAGTCCTTCTGCACGCACGCAAAGCCCACGCCGTAGCGCTTGCCCGGGTGCGCCGCTTCAAACTCGGCCTTTTTCTTCGCGCGGTTCACCCACATCGGGTGCACCTTGGCGGCCTCCAGCACTTCATCCACGCGGATGGCGCCGGCCGGAATCGCGCCCTGCGTGTTCTTCATGCCCGAGCGCAGCGCGTTCTTCAGGCGAAACTCGATCGGGTCGAGCTTCAGTTGCTCGGCAAACTCGTCGACCATCATTTCGGTCGCAGCCATGCTCTGCAGCGTGCCGTAGCCACGTGCCGAGCCCGCGTCGATGGCGCGCGAGGCAATGGCCACCGTGGCGAGGTCGTTCTTCGGGAAGTAGTAGATCGACTGCGCAGCCGTGGCGCCCACCATCGCCACCGATGGCGAGAAGTTGCAGCGCCCGCCGCCGTTGGCCTCGAAATCGCCCTGGAACGATTGGAACAGGCCCGTCTTCTTGTCCACGGCGATGCGGTAATGCATCTTGAACGCGTGGCGCTTGATGGAGGTCTG contains the following coding sequences:
- a CDS encoding c-type cytochrome; this encodes MTMTMAQPNHRNLFRLARLAVLPLLAAATLAACGDRSADIPAAADQPSPTKLTGADLINRGRYLVRAADCAACHTAKDGAPFAGGVPLASPFGTFYGTNITPDKDHGIGKWSADAFYKALHDGVSPDKHLYPAMPYTSYRGLSRGDTDAMYAYLTQQVKPVAVANREHELRFPYNIRLAMAGWNLFFLKDALPDASVGNAAAWQRGRYLANALGHCAECHSPRGFAGQLDASKPLAGAALGRVVAPDITPAGLAARGWTQADLQTFFGVGIAPQGSAFGEMYPVVHLSTQYLNQADLGALATYLLGDKAPAPQPLKPVAATADNADQLKAGRASYLAVCAGCHGRDGEGKPHVAVPMLGNATVRNADAHNLLVAMLDGIEAQRFPGTEALQEMPGFAQMSDTELAALTNYLRTNFGGQPADITADKVMGLRQ
- a CDS encoding (2Fe-2S)-binding protein — encoded protein: MSSITTQPITLHLNGKDVGPVQVPEGLMMIDFLHEYTGLTGSRLGCGQGVCRACTVILDKPDGTSEEVRTCITGAHFFQGKKVRTVEGHATRNEKGEVVSLSLVQQKFLEHFSFQCGYCTPGFVNGATVLVERLKRQPVAREQLDETITEALNDHICRCTGYVRYFEAVKDVVLSTPGLVKDGK
- a CDS encoding xanthine dehydrogenase family protein molybdopterin-binding subunit, with product MPLTHPSRRAFLKATVVAGVSVVIAPLGGRAFAALFEEKILTPVQWDPKTSTPKFRIDGIAKVTGDKVFARDIRSRDMPHWPQQQSHAFILRTTLADRTYEGFDLSLLGDELKPDRVVTAEDLARDGVAFPAFYGDDMLLPTGKTPAYHGHAVAILIYHDFARFRFAKDKLKFQDKIIRYGAVTGPLERDPWGTFRFVRVGGQTPYDDDVFSSLKNAPIFPSQMRKHEPVWPDGVDHGKLGEQGMFYAGQIRDELAKPPEDWLVLDREYNTQSIDTAALEADNANCWYDSASQTLHMVVPTQSPIEVGESTAEMLAKARGAFPVKQVIVHPCYTVGYGSKDHYNFPFYGLVTALYADGKPVRLANDRYEQFQTSIKRHAFKMHYRIAVDKKTGLFQSFQGDFEANGGGRCNFSPSVAMVGATAAQSIYYFPKNDLATVAIASRAIDAGSARGYGTLQSMAATEMMVDEFAEQLKLDPIEFRLKNALRSGMKNTQGAIPAGAIRVDEVLEAAKVHPMWVNRAKKKAEFEAAHPGKRYGVGFACVQKDFGTGAEASFAKVEIRPDGQIVLNHTGAEIGTGMSTSQAMAVARWLGRPASEVRVAVTDWADLPVTTSGDPYIMSQADQDKLAANPRWSPAYASPASATNSAYYFTHSTREAARIVFMHGLWPAAMAIWSQGIGGGQATSLVVRVEDARWVDGKLTAGGLEALPYEQIVKKAHDLGLVTGAVVHVFNRWQWSEADFDVNGTATRVPIDGLSVRYGEGADAAYKAKMTTAGGYHVLDRKKVYIAPTQRNNASVTYYSAVGTLVELSVHEASGKVELLSHHSIMECGSQLSPQLVSGQLQGGLAMGIGHALHESLPLYEDGPGNGTWNFNRYQLPRAKDVAVWTQTGTVLPPLSETDPPKGIAEVVMIPVVGAIVNGIAHAIGHRFTSLPVTAEKIQEVLA